From the genome of Gracilimonas sp., one region includes:
- a CDS encoding energy transducer TonB — MNKILLLIFSLTFAISCSNGNDEKVFEVMACTDREAPVEFIKATEKPIFSNGEFIKENAGEYPEMARRAEIEGTVEIIFQITATGEAQDVYISKGIGGGADETSLRAVQNSQFIPATFKNEPLCTNTKAQALFNLDNPENVILTLDTN; from the coding sequence ATGAATAAAATTCTTCTGTTAATCTTTTCACTGACTTTTGCCATTTCATGCTCCAATGGAAATGATGAAAAGGTATTTGAAGTAATGGCATGCACTGATCGTGAAGCTCCGGTTGAATTCATTAAAGCAACCGAAAAACCCATTTTTTCGAATGGAGAATTCATAAAGGAAAATGCCGGAGAATACCCAGAAATGGCCCGGAGAGCTGAAATTGAAGGGACTGTTGAAATTATATTCCAGATAACAGCAACTGGAGAAGCTCAGGATGTTTACATATCAAAAGGGATTGGCGGGGGTGCAGATGAGACCTCTTTACGGGCTGTTCAGAATTCTCAATTCATACCAGCAACCTTTAAAAATGAGCCCTTGTGCACAAATACAAAAGCTCAGGCTTTATTTAACCTGGACAATCCTGAGAATGTGATACTTACTTTAGACACCAATTAA
- a CDS encoding methylenetetrahydrofolate reductase has translation MKVTEHIEKANGDTLFSFEVLPPLKGQNIRSLFDHMDPLMEFNPPFVDVTYHREEFVYKKRENGLLERKTVRKRPGTVGICAAIQNHYKVDAVPHIICGGFTKEDTENALIDLNFLGIDNVLLIQGDTRKPEREFVPEPDGHAYASELIEQVVDLNNGIYLDEELENAKPSDFCIGVAGYPEKHFAAPNMQTDLKYLKLKQDIGGDYIVTQMFFDNQCYFDFVKKCREAGITLPIIPGLKPITSQKQLTILPQLFHVDLPMELSKAVEECKNREEVIQVGIEWTIQQSKELMEFGVPSLHYYSMGKSASVYEVAKELF, from the coding sequence ATGAAAGTAACTGAACATATTGAAAAAGCGAATGGTGATACACTATTCTCATTTGAAGTTTTACCGCCACTTAAAGGTCAGAATATCCGGTCTTTATTTGATCATATGGATCCATTGATGGAGTTTAATCCCCCATTTGTGGATGTAACCTACCATCGGGAAGAGTTTGTGTACAAGAAGCGTGAAAACGGTCTTCTGGAGCGCAAAACGGTACGTAAACGTCCAGGTACGGTGGGCATCTGTGCGGCCATTCAAAATCATTATAAGGTAGATGCTGTACCACACATCATTTGTGGTGGATTCACCAAAGAAGATACCGAGAATGCTTTAATTGACCTGAATTTTCTAGGCATCGACAATGTACTACTCATTCAGGGAGATACACGGAAACCAGAGCGTGAGTTTGTTCCAGAGCCCGACGGTCATGCCTATGCATCAGAGCTTATCGAGCAGGTTGTGGATTTGAATAATGGTATTTATCTGGATGAAGAACTTGAAAATGCCAAGCCATCCGATTTCTGCATCGGTGTGGCCGGTTACCCGGAAAAACATTTTGCGGCTCCCAATATGCAAACGGATTTAAAATATCTGAAGCTGAAACAGGATATCGGTGGCGACTATATTGTTACTCAGATGTTCTTTGACAATCAGTGCTATTTTGATTTTGTAAAGAAATGCCGGGAAGCCGGGATTACACTGCCTATTATTCCCGGATTGAAACCCATTACATCCCAAAAACAGCTAACTATTTTGCCTCAGCTTTTTCATGTAGACTTACCCATGGAGCTTTCTAAAGCGGTTGAAGAATGCAAGAACAGGGAAGAGGTGATACAGGTTGGAATCGAGTGGACTATTCAGCAGTCTAAGGAGCTGATGGAATTTGGAGTGCCAAGCCTGCACTATTATTCAATGGGGAAATCTGCTTCGGTGTATGAGGTGGCTAAGGAGTTGTTTTAA
- the metH gene encoding methionine synthase has translation MQSLPLQLSGLEPLVITKDSNFVNVGERTNVTGSRTFLNYIKNKEYDNALKVALDQVQGGAQILDVNMDEGMLDSAKEMTNFLNLIASDPDIAKIPIMVDSSKWEVILAGLKCIQGKGVVNSISLKDGEEEFLRRAKTIRRFGAAVICMAFDEEGQADTLPRRKEICDRAYKLLTKEVGFDSSDIILDPNIFPVATGMDEHRRNALDFFHAAKWIRENLPGAHVIGGVSNVSFSFRGNNRVREAIHSAFLYHGIQHGMDMGIVNPTQLEVYDDIPEDLLERVEDVLFDRRDDATERLLEIAEEYKGESSTTKKKTDDEWRKKPVEERLSHSLVKGINDHVEEDAEEARQKYGSPLEVIEGPLMDGMNIVGDLFGAGKMFLPQVVKSARVMKQAVAYLTPYLEEEKAKNKDTSEQPKVLLATVKGDVHDIGKNIVSVVLACNNYNVVDLGVMVPADKILDEAEKHNVDAIGLSGLITPSLDEMIHVAREMKKRKMELPLLIGGATTSRLHTAVKIDPEYDGSIIHVLDASRAVSIAGDVISKQRKDGVRLEVKKEYEELRKQHESRQNQKELLSYEEAKANKTEIDWEGYKPPKPSFLGTKTFEDYPISELRNYIDWSPFFRTWMLTGKYPDILEDEEVGEQAQSLFDDAQELIDRIVEQNLLKAKAAIGFYSANSYGDDIKIYEGDNQSKELTGFHFLRQQTKKRSGQPNSCLSDYIAPQETGITDYIGFFAVTAGLGIEAIIDEYKKVNDDYNIILVKAVADRLAEAFAERMHERVRKEFWGYSDEENFSNEELIAEAYSGIRPAPGYPACPDHTEKRILFDLLEVENNAEIKLTESFAMYPASSVSGIYFSHPQSRYFRVGNLGEDQVIDYAQRKSSTKKEVEKWLSPILDYEPAKE, from the coding sequence ATGCAATCACTACCTCTACAGTTAAGTGGGCTTGAGCCTCTTGTTATTACAAAGGATTCAAATTTTGTAAACGTAGGAGAGCGTACAAATGTAACGGGTTCAAGAACTTTCCTGAATTACATAAAGAATAAAGAATATGATAATGCACTGAAAGTAGCGCTGGATCAGGTGCAGGGCGGGGCGCAGATTCTGGACGTCAACATGGACGAAGGAATGCTGGATAGTGCTAAGGAAATGACTAACTTCCTCAATCTCATCGCCTCCGATCCTGATATCGCAAAAATTCCCATTATGGTTGATTCCTCAAAGTGGGAAGTGATCCTGGCGGGACTCAAATGTATTCAGGGAAAAGGAGTCGTGAATTCCATCAGCCTCAAGGATGGCGAGGAGGAGTTTCTGCGACGTGCTAAAACTATTCGTCGGTTTGGAGCAGCAGTTATATGCATGGCTTTTGATGAAGAAGGTCAGGCTGATACACTGCCAAGGCGAAAGGAGATTTGTGATCGTGCCTACAAACTACTCACCAAAGAAGTGGGCTTTGACTCATCTGACATAATTTTAGATCCTAATATCTTTCCGGTAGCAACCGGGATGGATGAGCATCGTCGCAACGCACTTGATTTTTTTCATGCCGCTAAATGGATACGTGAGAACCTTCCCGGAGCTCATGTGATTGGTGGTGTAAGTAACGTTTCTTTCTCTTTCAGGGGGAATAATCGCGTTCGTGAGGCCATTCACTCCGCTTTTCTATATCACGGTATTCAGCACGGAATGGATATGGGAATCGTCAACCCAACTCAATTGGAAGTGTATGATGATATTCCCGAAGATCTGTTGGAAAGAGTAGAGGATGTACTTTTTGATCGAAGGGATGATGCTACAGAACGATTGCTGGAAATAGCTGAAGAGTACAAAGGCGAATCTTCAACAACCAAAAAGAAGACTGACGACGAGTGGCGTAAAAAACCAGTGGAGGAGCGGCTAAGCCATTCATTGGTAAAAGGAATTAATGATCATGTAGAAGAGGATGCGGAAGAGGCCCGGCAAAAATATGGAAGTCCGCTGGAAGTTATTGAAGGTCCGCTCATGGACGGGATGAATATAGTGGGCGATCTATTTGGAGCCGGGAAGATGTTTCTGCCCCAGGTGGTTAAAAGTGCCCGGGTAATGAAACAAGCCGTGGCTTATCTTACTCCATACCTGGAAGAAGAAAAAGCGAAAAACAAAGATACCAGTGAGCAGCCCAAAGTTTTACTCGCTACGGTAAAAGGGGATGTACATGATATTGGAAAAAACATTGTGAGCGTGGTATTAGCCTGTAATAATTACAATGTGGTTGATCTTGGGGTAATGGTGCCAGCCGATAAAATTCTTGATGAAGCTGAAAAGCATAACGTAGATGCTATTGGTCTAAGCGGGTTGATCACACCATCCCTCGATGAAATGATTCACGTTGCGCGTGAAATGAAGAAGAGAAAGATGGAACTGCCTCTGCTGATTGGTGGAGCAACGACCTCACGCCTTCACACAGCTGTCAAAATTGATCCGGAGTACGATGGCTCCATTATTCATGTGCTGGACGCATCACGGGCTGTTTCCATAGCCGGTGATGTGATTAGTAAACAGCGAAAAGATGGTGTTCGGCTGGAAGTGAAGAAAGAGTACGAAGAGCTTCGCAAACAGCACGAAAGCCGGCAAAATCAAAAAGAGCTTTTGAGTTATGAAGAAGCGAAAGCCAATAAAACAGAAATAGATTGGGAAGGGTATAAGCCACCCAAACCATCATTTTTAGGAACAAAGACTTTTGAAGATTATCCGATTTCGGAACTTAGAAATTACATCGACTGGTCGCCTTTTTTCAGAACCTGGATGCTGACCGGAAAGTATCCGGATATTTTGGAAGATGAGGAAGTGGGAGAGCAGGCTCAGTCTTTATTTGATGATGCTCAGGAGCTTATTGATCGTATTGTTGAGCAAAATTTACTGAAAGCAAAGGCTGCCATAGGCTTTTATTCTGCAAATAGTTACGGAGATGATATAAAGATTTATGAAGGTGATAATCAATCCAAAGAACTTACCGGATTTCACTTTTTAAGGCAGCAGACCAAGAAGAGGTCAGGTCAGCCTAATTCGTGTTTGTCAGATTATATCGCACCACAGGAAACCGGAATTACAGATTACATAGGATTTTTTGCTGTTACTGCTGGATTGGGCATTGAAGCGATCATTGATGAATACAAGAAAGTAAATGACGACTATAATATTATTTTGGTGAAAGCCGTGGCCGATCGGCTTGCAGAGGCTTTTGCTGAACGGATGCATGAAAGGGTTAGAAAGGAGTTCTGGGGCTATTCGGACGAAGAGAACTTCAGTAATGAGGAATTGATTGCCGAGGCGTATTCCGGAATCCGGCCTGCACCTGGTTATCCAGCCTGCCCTGATCATACTGAAAAACGCATTTTATTTGATTTGCTTGAAGTTGAGAACAATGCTGAGATCAAGCTCACTGAATCATTTGCCATGTATCCTGCTTCCTCAGTGAGTGGAATTTATTTCTCTCATCCTCAATCAAGGTATTTCAGGGTAGGGAATCTCGGGGAAGATCAGGTTATTGATTACGCACAAAGAAAATCATCTACGAAAAAGGAAGTCGAAAAATGGCTTTCTCCAATTTTAGACTACGAGCCAGCTAAGGAATGA
- a CDS encoding homocysteine S-methyltransferase family protein, with protein sequence MNIKQALQDRILILDGAMGTMIQRYKLEEADFRGEQFKDHTDDLKGNNDLLSLTRPDIIQAIHEEYLEAGADIVETNTFSGTRIAQADYNLEHVVYELNLKSAEIAKKATDKFTKQNPDKPRFVAGSMGPTNKTASISPEVTDPGYRAVTFDELAEAYKEQAKGLMDGGADLLLVETIFDTLNAKAALFAIQELFDERGEELPIMVSGTITDASGRTLSGQTVEAFLISVSHAPILSVGFNCALGAKQLQPYLQNLADKSDFYVSAYPNAGLPNEFGEYDQGPELMGKEVEKYLEDNLVNILGGCCGTTPAHISKMAELSRNYEPRILKRKDAKLAES encoded by the coding sequence GTGAATATAAAACAAGCATTACAAGATCGAATTCTGATTCTTGATGGCGCCATGGGCACCATGATTCAGCGTTATAAGCTAGAAGAAGCTGATTTCAGGGGTGAGCAGTTCAAAGATCATACTGATGATCTTAAAGGGAATAATGATTTACTAAGTCTGACCCGGCCCGATATCATTCAGGCTATACATGAAGAATACCTCGAAGCCGGAGCTGATATCGTGGAAACCAATACCTTCAGCGGAACCCGTATCGCCCAGGCCGATTATAACCTGGAGCATGTTGTTTATGAGTTGAATCTGAAGTCAGCCGAGATTGCCAAAAAAGCTACCGACAAGTTCACCAAACAAAACCCGGATAAGCCACGATTTGTAGCAGGTTCGATGGGGCCAACAAACAAGACAGCTTCTATATCGCCAGAAGTTACCGATCCGGGCTATCGGGCTGTTACCTTCGATGAACTGGCAGAAGCTTATAAAGAACAAGCTAAAGGATTGATGGATGGCGGAGCGGATTTACTGCTTGTAGAAACCATTTTCGATACACTGAACGCTAAAGCCGCTCTTTTTGCCATACAGGAGCTTTTTGATGAGCGCGGTGAGGAACTACCCATCATGGTTTCAGGTACGATTACCGATGCCTCCGGAAGAACGCTTTCAGGTCAAACCGTGGAGGCTTTTTTAATTTCCGTATCTCATGCACCCATCCTAAGTGTAGGTTTCAATTGTGCGCTGGGAGCGAAGCAGTTACAGCCATACCTCCAAAATCTGGCAGATAAGTCTGATTTCTATGTTAGTGCTTATCCCAATGCCGGACTACCAAATGAGTTTGGGGAATATGATCAGGGACCAGAGCTTATGGGTAAAGAAGTGGAAAAATATCTTGAAGATAATCTGGTGAATATTCTCGGTGGGTGTTGCGGGACTACTCCCGCGCATATTTCAAAAATGGCCGAATTGTCCCGGAATTATGAACCTCGAATTCTTAAACGCAAAGACGCAAAGCTCGCGGAGTCGTGA
- a CDS encoding BamA/TamA family outer membrane protein: MLSKAGFFSLLICLPLLAFAQNSSMDFRVFEGGKQIQLPDSVQAQLIQSQNSVEQILIRWLSAEGYLNASVDRIQGNKAFINRNCEFELNEIQVTYAGELDSSVVNQSEIPFSNQALRTEIAELIYQLQDQGFPFAEASIISLKPDSVSCTVEAEVVIETGARIEQSEIYFSGAKVNSQDYLRKISRYNSSRVITPDYLRYLRSNLNSSGLFNAVEPAQIYLRNGEPVIIFQMEERSLNQFDGLIGYVPDAAGNGQIVGDAELSLWNVLTQGNGFDFRYQRLRPETSQLNLGASQDWIGNIPVGVSAGFQLYQNDTTYQSRDFELDGYYLMGAGFKLMGGVGFQSTTSGNNLPVVIEPDGQKRTARLGFEYTNLDRYDVPTSGSSVRLMLGIANKDLSEDSSSSFTQNILELTVRNYIPIFEKSVIATSLHGFLLESEKITTNDLTRFGGANSFRGYAEQQFRAGTMLWGDVEYRFLLNRQSYLFGFGAVGGYQRPKLLTEMSNDFRITDYLFSTGFGLSYQTQIGRLKFTYAISPEESIGNGKVHFGIRTEL; encoded by the coding sequence ATGTTATCGAAAGCTGGTTTCTTCTCTTTACTGATCTGTTTGCCCTTGCTGGCTTTTGCCCAAAATTCATCTATGGATTTCCGTGTATTTGAAGGTGGAAAACAAATCCAGCTTCCCGATTCTGTGCAGGCACAACTTATACAAAGTCAAAACTCAGTTGAACAAATCCTGATTCGGTGGTTGTCGGCAGAAGGATACTTAAACGCTTCCGTTGATCGTATTCAGGGAAATAAAGCGTTTATCAACCGAAACTGTGAATTTGAATTGAATGAAATACAAGTCACATATGCGGGTGAGCTGGATTCTTCGGTTGTTAATCAATCCGAAATTCCATTTTCAAATCAGGCTCTAAGAACAGAGATTGCAGAACTCATTTATCAGCTGCAGGATCAGGGCTTTCCTTTTGCAGAAGCTTCCATTATTTCGCTAAAGCCGGATTCTGTTAGCTGTACAGTTGAGGCTGAGGTAGTAATTGAAACAGGTGCTAGAATTGAACAGTCTGAAATCTACTTTTCTGGTGCGAAAGTTAACTCACAGGATTATCTGAGAAAAATCTCCAGATACAATTCTTCCAGAGTTATTACACCTGATTATCTCAGATATTTGCGTTCAAACCTTAACTCAAGCGGATTATTTAATGCTGTTGAACCGGCTCAAATCTATCTTCGAAATGGAGAGCCTGTCATTATTTTTCAGATGGAAGAGCGCTCATTGAATCAGTTTGATGGATTAATCGGATATGTGCCGGATGCTGCCGGGAACGGGCAAATTGTAGGTGATGCAGAACTTTCGCTGTGGAATGTGCTTACCCAGGGCAATGGCTTTGATTTCCGCTACCAGCGCTTACGGCCGGAAACGAGTCAGCTCAACCTGGGAGCTTCACAGGATTGGATCGGGAATATTCCAGTGGGAGTTTCAGCGGGATTCCAGCTGTACCAAAACGATACCACCTATCAATCCCGGGATTTTGAACTGGATGGATATTATCTGATGGGGGCGGGATTTAAACTAATGGGTGGAGTGGGATTCCAGAGTACGACTTCCGGAAATAATTTGCCTGTGGTCATAGAACCAGACGGACAAAAGCGAACGGCCCGACTCGGTTTTGAATACACCAATCTCGATCGTTACGATGTGCCCACTTCGGGAAGTTCTGTTCGGTTAATGCTTGGTATCGCAAATAAAGATCTGTCAGAAGATTCCAGCAGCTCCTTCACTCAGAACATACTCGAATTAACTGTCCGGAATTACATCCCCATTTTTGAGAAAAGCGTGATTGCTACCTCTTTACATGGGTTTTTGCTGGAATCAGAGAAAATAACTACCAACGACTTAACCCGATTCGGGGGAGCCAATTCCTTTCGGGGCTATGCCGAACAACAGTTCCGTGCGGGAACGATGCTTTGGGGAGATGTGGAATACCGATTCTTACTCAACCGGCAGTCTTACTTGTTTGGTTTTGGTGCAGTGGGAGGTTATCAACGGCCGAAATTGTTAACCGAGATGAGCAACGATTTTCGAATCACAGATTATTTATTCTCCACAGGATTTGGCCTCAGCTACCAAACTCAAATCGGCCGATTGAAATTTACCTATGCGATTTCACCAGAAGAATCCATAGGTAATGGGAAGGTACATTTTGGGATAAGGACGGAGTTGTAG
- the speE gene encoding polyamine aminopropyltransferase — MPIQFNEFYHEKTGLTIGLEKLLFSEQTDYQLVEVYETDTWGNLMTIDGMVMLSQKDEFVYHEMVAHPVMFAHPNPEKVLIIGGGDGGTAREVLRHPSVKHLDLVEIDEAVVRASKEFFPGVGAWGDARLNVLFEDGIAFVKAARAKYDVVIIDGSDPVGPAEGLFEKEFFQYCFDALKEDGVLSAQTESPWVADYHKSMKQVFDALNDVFTESDMYLGYIPLYPAGMWSFAYASKGIKVQAEDVLTRVEEGLSSFGNELKYYNKAVHQGAFALPNFVKEIIQ, encoded by the coding sequence ATGCCCATCCAATTCAATGAATTTTATCACGAGAAAACTGGCTTAACCATTGGTCTGGAGAAACTGTTATTTTCTGAACAGACGGACTATCAGTTAGTGGAAGTCTATGAAACGGATACCTGGGGGAACCTGATGACCATCGATGGGATGGTGATGCTTTCTCAAAAAGATGAGTTTGTGTATCATGAAATGGTGGCTCATCCGGTTATGTTTGCCCATCCGAACCCGGAGAAAGTGCTCATTATTGGTGGTGGAGATGGAGGAACGGCCCGGGAAGTGCTCAGGCACCCATCCGTAAAGCATCTGGATTTGGTGGAGATTGATGAAGCTGTGGTTCGTGCGTCCAAAGAATTCTTTCCGGGAGTTGGGGCATGGGGTGACGCTCGCTTAAATGTGTTGTTTGAAGATGGCATCGCTTTTGTAAAAGCAGCCAGGGCCAAGTACGATGTTGTGATAATAGATGGGTCAGATCCTGTTGGTCCGGCTGAAGGATTATTCGAGAAGGAATTTTTTCAATATTGTTTTGATGCACTAAAGGAGGATGGAGTGCTTTCGGCTCAAACGGAATCTCCCTGGGTGGCAGACTATCACAAGAGTATGAAACAGGTATTTGATGCTTTAAATGATGTATTTACTGAATCTGATATGTATTTGGGCTACATACCGTTATATCCGGCAGGAATGTGGTCTTTTGCTTATGCATCCAAAGGAATTAAAGTACAGGCTGAGGATGTATTGACTAGAGTAGAAGAGGGACTGAGCAGTTTTGGGAATGAACTTAAATACTACAATAAAGCCGTTCATCAGGGAGCATTTGCTCTGCCTAATTTTGTAAAGGAAATTATTCAGTAG
- the speD gene encoding adenosylmethionine decarboxylase, with amino-acid sequence MEALGRQILVEFYDCESAKINDVEYIEEAMLSATKAARATIISHNFHKFSPYGVSGMVVIAESHVAIHTWPEYNYAAVDIFTCGDTIDPWIIQEYLKEAFGSQNVSSMEMKRGLFKVPQGEKLLFKPTVNVQEN; translated from the coding sequence TTGGAAGCACTTGGCCGACAGATTTTAGTAGAATTTTATGATTGTGAAAGCGCAAAAATTAATGATGTAGAATACATCGAAGAAGCGATGCTCAGCGCAACCAAAGCTGCCCGGGCAACTATCATTTCGCACAACTTCCACAAATTCAGTCCTTATGGAGTAAGCGGTATGGTAGTGATTGCAGAGTCTCATGTAGCCATCCATACATGGCCTGAGTATAACTATGCAGCTGTAGATATATTCACCTGTGGTGATACTATCGACCCATGGATAATACAAGAGTATCTTAAAGAAGCATTTGGCTCTCAAAATGTGAGCAGTATGGAAATGAAACGTGGTTTATTTAAAGTACCACAGGGCGAAAAATTACTCTTCAAGCCTACGGTGAATGTTCAGGAGAATTGA